CGTCGTTCGCACGACGCCGACCCCTCCTCTGCCCGCATTCGCGAGCGCCGCCGACTGCGGCCACCGGACGCGACTGCTCGAAGGAAGACTCCGAAGGATCATCAGCCACGAGCCCGCGAGCCCTCTGTCCCCGCCGCTTCGCCTGGCTCTGCGCTGCGGCCTCACCCTCCTGCTGGCCTTCGGTCTCGTCCATTGCAGCGAGCAGGCCTCGCCGACTGCACTGGAAGTCCCTCGCATGGACGAGCCTCTCGGTGATCCGTCCAGGTCCGACAGCGGGGCACTCGGACGGGGACCTGTCGTCGATGCCGACACGGGTCGGCTTCAATGGAGCCTGTCCTCGGCGCCCGTGATCCGGGCTGAAGAGATCAGCTGGACTCATGAAGTGAGTCAGAGCGCCAGCGGCGAGGACGAGCCCCGCCTTCGGCGTCTGGTAGTGGTCGTCGGCTACGACGATGAAGTGGAAGGGCCGCTATCGGAGAACGACAGCTTTTGGGCTGTAGCCGAACGGGCCGAGAATCCTCCCGGCACAGGGGTCTTATTCGTCCAGCCCACCGAAGATCGCGGATGGAGGCTCCTGGACAGGCCTCCGGAAACGTCCGCGGGTCCATACCACCTCACGACGTTCGGGCCGATTCCGCCTGACGGGTGGGGACTGAGCATGCAAGCCGAACGCCGCTCGGCTCGCGGGGCCGAGAGATAGCCCGGATGGCGGACCGGGGGCCGCAGATCGCCATGCACGGCCGTCGCCGAATACTCCTCGGCCTCGCGACCCTCGCCCTTGCAGAGGTTCCCACCGCGGCCGCCCAGGAAGTGGTCGAACTGCCCGGGCGGGACCAGTGGATGGAAGCCGACTTCGCACACGTCTTCCGCGTCGGAGTTCCCGTTGGCGAGGAATGGGAGATGTTCGCGAACATCCCCAAGGTGGCCTTTGATGCCGATGGCAACCTCTACGTGTTCGATTCCGCAGGCCCTGGGTCGAGTGCGGATCTGCGCATCGTGGTCTTTGACTCCACGGGCGGGTTCCTTCGGCACTTCGGCTCCGCGGGTGAAGGACCGGGCGAATTCAGAAGCCCCGCTACCTACACCGTGTTGCGCGACGGAACCACGATCGTGGCTGACCTGGGACACCGGGCCTACCACCTCTTCGACGCTTCGGGTCAGTTCCTCCGCATGGTCCGCGGTGGGATGGGGACTCCACGCGGCAGCGAGAGTGGAGAGACCGTCTCGAGCGTTGGTGTGGCCGTCCTCCCGGAAATACACGCAGACCCCCGCGGCGGGGCGGTGTATTCGATGGAGGGACGGACGTGGCTCGTATCGAGCCTGGGCGGTTCGGCGTGGCCATCCGATTACCGCCCCATCGATCGACACGACATGGGCGGCGAGGAGGTCAGCACCGAAACGCTGGTCCGGGCCTGGCGGCCCGGGCGTGAGCCGAGGGACAATGTCCGCGCGTCGAACCTCCCAACAATAACCATCGCGAGTCCAGACGGCGGGTCGACGAGTCTTGCGGATGCCTTACGCGGCTCTGCCGCGCCTCCCGTTTTCGAACCGGAACTCTTGGCGGGCGTGCTGC
The nucleotide sequence above comes from Candidatus Palauibacter scopulicola. Encoded proteins:
- a CDS encoding 6-bladed beta-propeller, producing the protein MADRGPQIAMHGRRRILLGLATLALAEVPTAAAQEVVELPGRDQWMEADFAHVFRVGVPVGEEWEMFANIPKVAFDADGNLYVFDSAGPGSSADLRIVVFDSTGGFLRHFGSAGEGPGEFRSPATYTVLRDGTTIVADLGHRAYHLFDASGQFLRMVRGGMGTPRGSESGETVSSVGVAVLPEIHADPRGGAVYSMEGRTWLVSSLGGSAWPSDYRPIDRHDMGGEEVSTETLVRAWRPGREPRDNVRASNLPTITIASPDGGSTSLADALRGSAAPPVFEPELLAGVLPTGGIVYSDSSTYALHVTAGDGGALLRTIRRPFRPERVSPGIEAEFNRNREAALRRSAAGGGSYSFSLGEPRFYPEIPVIQALSATWEGRIWVMRRGDDEPLEDGPIDVLTADGEYVGTYRTGATKLPDAFGPNGLAAFIEFDEFEVASVEVRRLPAEVR